One Streptomyces umbrinus genomic window, GCCCTGCGGGCCCGGGGAGTGTCGCGGGCGTCGTGGTAGGCCACGGCCAGCCGGAACCAGCTTCGCCAGTCGTCGGGGGCGTCCTCGGTCTCGGCCTTGCGCCTGGCGAAGACCTCGTCGGCCGAGTCGCGGTCGATCCGGCCGGCCGGGGTGCGCTTCAACTCGTCGACGGGCAGGCCGCCTTCGGCGTCGAGCTCGGCGGCGAGCCGGTTGGCCCTGCTGACGAACTGGGTGTTCTTCCAGAGGAACCAGATGCCGATCACCGGCAGGATCAGGACGGCGACGCCGAAGGTGACGGTGAGCAGGGTGCCGCTCTGTATGAGCATCACCCCGCGGCTGCCGACCAGGACGAAGTAGACGACCAGGACGGCGGCCGTGACGGCGTATGTGATCTTCGCGCCCATGGCGGTTACTTCAGATCCAGGAAGTGTTCCAGGCCGAAGGTGAGGCCCGGGGTGTCCACGACACGGCGTACGCCGAGCAGGATGCCCGGCATGAAGCTGCTGTGGTGGAGGGAGTCGTGACGGATGGTGAGGGTCTCGCCCTCGGCGCCGAGCAGCACCTCCTGGTGGGCCAGCAGACCGCGCATGCGGACCGAGTGCACCGGGACACCGTCGACGTCCGCGCCTCGGGCGCCGTCCAGGGCCGTGACCGTGGCGTCGGGCTGAGGGGCGCTGTCCGCCCGCTGCCGGGCGGCGGCGATGAGCTGGGCGGTGCGGTGGGCGGTGCCGCTCGGGGCATCCACCTTGTTCGGGTGGTGCAGCTCGATGACCTCGACGGACTCGAAGTACGGCGCGGCCACCTCGGCGAACTTCATCGTGAGAACGGCGCCGATGGAGAAGTTCGGGGCGATGAGCACGCCCGTCTCCGGTGAGGCGGCGAGCGAGGTGTTCAGCTGCGCGAGGCGCTCGTCGGTCCAGCCCGTCGTCCCGACCACGGCGTGGATGCCGTGCCGGACGCAGAAGTCGAGGTTGCCCATGACCGAGGCGGGCGTGGTCAGTTCGACGACGACCTGGGCGCCGGCGTCCACCAGCGTCTCCAGCTTGTCGTCGCGGCCGAGAGCGGCCACCAGCTCCAGGTCCTCGGCCGCCTCGACGGCTCGTACCGCCTCGGATCCGATGCGGCCCTTGGCACCGAGGACCGCCACGCGCAGCTTGCTCATCTTCTTGCTTCCTTACCGGATTCGAGGGTTACGCGACCGCTTCGTGCAGACGGGAAGCCTGTTTGTCCTTCAGTGGGCCGATGACCGACAGCGAGGGCCGCTGTCCCAGGATCTCGCGGGCCACCTCCCGTACGTCGTCCGGGGTGACCGACGCGATCCGGGTCAGCATGTCGTCGACGGACATCTGCTCGCCCCAGCACAGCTCGCTCTTGCCGATACGGTTCATCAGCGCGCCCGTGTCCTCCAGGCCGAGGACCGTGGAGCCGCGGAGCTGGCCGATGGCGCGGCCGATCTCGTCGTCCGACAGACCGTGCTCGGCGACCTGGTCGAGTTCGTCGCGGCAGATCTTGAGCACGTCGTGGACCTGGCTCGGGCGGCAGCCCGCGTACACACCGAAGAGACCGCAGTCGGCGAAGCCCGAGGTGTACGAGTACACGCTGTAGGCCAGGCCGCGCTTCTCGCGGACCTCCTGGAAGAGGCGGGAGGACATGCCGCCGCCCAGCGCGGTGTTCAGGACGCCCAGGGCCCAGCGGCGCTCGTCCGTACGGGCCAGGCCCGGCATACCGAGGACGATGTGGGCCTGCTCGGTCTTGCGGCCGAGGAGCTCGACGCGGCCCGCCGTACGGATGGAGCGGGAGCCGTCGCGCGGGGCGATCGGGGTCGCGTCGGGCTGCTTGAGAGCGCCCGACTTCTCGAAGGCGGCGCGGACCTGGCGTACGACCTTGTTGTGGTCGACGTTTCCGGCGGCGGCGACCACGAGGTGGGTCGGGTCGTAGTGCTTCTTGTAGAAGCGGCGGATGCGGTCCGCGGTGAGGGCGTTGACGGTGTCGACCGTGCCGAGGACCGGGCGGCCGAGGGGGGTGTCACCGAGCATGGTGTGCGCGAACAGGTCGTGCACGCAGTCGCCCGGGTCGTCCTCCGTCATGGCGATCTCTTCGAGGATCGCGCCCCGCTCGACGTTCACGTCCTCTTCGAGGATCAGCGAGCCCGTGAGCATGTCGCAGACGACGTCGATGGCGAGCGGGAGGTCGGTGTCGAGCACCCGTGCGTAGTAGCACGTGTACTCCTTCGCCGTGAACGCGTTCATCTCGCCGCCGACCGCGTCGATGGCGGAGGAGATGTCCAGGGCGCTTCGCTTCTGCGTGCCCTTGAAGAGGAGGTGTTCCAGGTAGTGCGTGGCGCCGTTCAGAGCCGGCGTCTCGTCGCGCGAGCCGACGTGCGCCCAGATGCCGAAGGTGGCGGAGCGCACGGAGGGCAGGGTCTCGGTGACGACGCGCAGGCCACCCGGGAGGGTGGTCTTGCGGACCGTACCGATGCCGTTCTCGCCCTTGATCAGGGTTTGGGTACGGGCGACGGCCCGCGCCTCCGAGGAGGTGCGGGCCGTCGCCGTGGAGCTACTCGACGTCACTTGTCGGTGTCGTCCTTCTTCTCATCGTCGCCTTCGCCCTCGATCACGGGGATCAGGGAGAGCTTGCCGCGGGAGTCGATCTCGGCGATCTCGACCTGGACCTTGGAGCCCACGCCGACGACGTCCTCGACGTTCTCCACGCGCTTGCCGCCGGCGAGCTTGCGGATCTGCGAGATGTGCAGCAGACCGTCCTTGCCCGGGAGCAGCGACACGAACGCACCGAAGGTCGTCGTCTTCACGACGGTGCCCAGGTAGCGCTCGCCGACCTCCGGCATGGTCGGGTTGGCGATGCCGTTGATCGTGGCGCGGGCGGCCTCGGCCTGCGAGCCCTGGGCGGCACCGATGTAGATGGTGCCGTCGTCCTCGATCGTGATGTCGGCGCCGGTGTCCTCCTGGATCTGGTTGATC contains:
- the dapB gene encoding 4-hydroxy-tetrahydrodipicolinate reductase produces the protein MSKLRVAVLGAKGRIGSEAVRAVEAAEDLELVAALGRDDKLETLVDAGAQVVVELTTPASVMGNLDFCVRHGIHAVVGTTGWTDERLAQLNTSLAASPETGVLIAPNFSIGAVLTMKFAEVAAPYFESVEVIELHHPNKVDAPSGTAHRTAQLIAAARQRADSAPQPDATVTALDGARGADVDGVPVHSVRMRGLLAHQEVLLGAEGETLTIRHDSLHHSSFMPGILLGVRRVVDTPGLTFGLEHFLDLK
- a CDS encoding M16 family metallopeptidase; its protein translation is MTSSSSTATARTSSEARAVARTQTLIKGENGIGTVRKTTLPGGLRVVTETLPSVRSATFGIWAHVGSRDETPALNGATHYLEHLLFKGTQKRSALDISSAIDAVGGEMNAFTAKEYTCYYARVLDTDLPLAIDVVCDMLTGSLILEEDVNVERGAILEEIAMTEDDPGDCVHDLFAHTMLGDTPLGRPVLGTVDTVNALTADRIRRFYKKHYDPTHLVVAAAGNVDHNKVVRQVRAAFEKSGALKQPDATPIAPRDGSRSIRTAGRVELLGRKTEQAHIVLGMPGLARTDERRWALGVLNTALGGGMSSRLFQEVREKRGLAYSVYSYTSGFADCGLFGVYAGCRPSQVHDVLKICRDELDQVAEHGLSDDEIGRAIGQLRGSTVLGLEDTGALMNRIGKSELCWGEQMSVDDMLTRIASVTPDDVREVAREILGQRPSLSVIGPLKDKQASRLHEAVA